One genomic segment of Actinoplanes ianthinogenes includes these proteins:
- a CDS encoding chorismate-binding protein translates to MVHAQGSGDHSPAPPPGAPPAAPTACHARHHALRVFEWHRGDSGDPAELLTGFLGDNGLAVRNLGRSDDKSQPDGYSDICGASLYVSADAGCVMINATPGGPSPVPVVPDVYAVVWVHTNRGAPGSAQHEPGWQLHPWQASWTPEQHAHAVEQVREAIGRGDVYQVNVVGHAAAAYVGNPTAALRRVAALPGAKYGGVLGDAEGRWALATASPETLVEVRDGRVLTRPIKGTRPATEAGRRDLLASAKERAEHVMIVDLERNDLARLPGTGPVRVDELFAVRRWCGLWQAESVVSAPLDGDVGLADLLRAVCPGGSVTGAPKLAALDQIAALEPVGRGVSMGALGWIGHDHLDLGLSIRTVAVDGTRVHAWAGGGITADSDPQAEVAEAAAKAGPLRAALENRVTARS, encoded by the coding sequence ATGGTCCACGCGCAGGGGTCCGGTGACCACTCTCCGGCACCTCCTCCCGGTGCTCCGCCGGCGGCTCCGACCGCCTGCCATGCCCGTCACCATGCGTTACGTGTCTTCGAGTGGCACCGGGGTGATTCCGGTGACCCTGCCGAGCTTCTGACCGGGTTTCTCGGAGACAACGGACTAGCGGTGCGAAACCTTGGCCGTTCGGATGACAAATCTCAACCGGACGGCTATTCCGATATTTGCGGAGCGTCGCTGTACGTATCCGCGGATGCCGGATGCGTGATGATCAACGCCACTCCGGGCGGCCCCAGTCCGGTCCCTGTGGTTCCGGACGTGTACGCCGTCGTCTGGGTACACACCAACCGGGGTGCTCCCGGTTCAGCTCAGCATGAACCGGGCTGGCAACTGCACCCCTGGCAGGCCAGCTGGACCCCAGAACAGCACGCGCACGCCGTTGAGCAGGTCCGCGAGGCGATCGGGCGGGGCGACGTCTACCAGGTCAACGTGGTCGGGCACGCGGCCGCGGCGTACGTCGGAAATCCGACCGCGGCCCTGCGCCGCGTCGCGGCCCTGCCCGGCGCCAAGTACGGCGGCGTCCTCGGCGACGCCGAGGGACGCTGGGCGCTCGCCACCGCCTCGCCGGAGACCCTGGTCGAGGTCCGCGACGGCCGGGTGCTCACCCGCCCGATCAAGGGCACCCGCCCGGCCACCGAGGCCGGGCGCCGGGACCTGCTCGCCTCCGCGAAGGAACGCGCCGAGCACGTCATGATCGTCGACCTGGAGCGCAACGACCTCGCCCGGCTGCCCGGGACCGGGCCGGTGCGCGTCGACGAGCTGTTCGCGGTCCGCCGATGGTGTGGTCTCTGGCAGGCCGAATCGGTCGTCTCCGCGCCCCTGGACGGCGATGTCGGGCTCGCCGACCTGCTCCGCGCGGTCTGCCCCGGCGGCAGCGTCACCGGCGCGCCGAAGCTCGCCGCCCTCGACCAGATCGCGGCCCTGGAGCCGGTCGGGCGCGGGGTGAGCATGGGCGCCCTGGGCTGGATCGGTCACGACCACCTCGACCTGGGCCTGAGCATCCGGACCGTGGCGGTCGACGGCACCCGGGTGCACGCCTGGGCCGGCGGCGGGATCACCGCCGACAGCGACCCGCAGGCCGAGGTCGCCGAGGCCGCGGCGAAGGCCGGACCGCTGCGCGCGGCGCTGGAGAACCGGGTCACAGCCCGCTCATAG
- a CDS encoding DUF5999 family protein: MCQHRTPCPPADAIDREAARTVATFCEQGWSLLCNGVIVFEDTGELLPDGTTIEPHRGPAVHALAA; this comes from the coding sequence ATGTGCCAGCACCGAACCCCCTGCCCTCCAGCCGACGCCATCGACCGCGAGGCCGCCCGCACAGTGGCGACCTTCTGCGAACAGGGCTGGAGCCTGCTCTGCAACGGCGTCATCGTTTTCGAGGACACCGGAGAGCTCCTTCCGGACGGTACGACCATCGAGCCGCACCGCGGTCCGGCAGTCCACGCCCTCGCTGCTTAG